In Paludibaculum fermentans, the genomic stretch CTGGGTGGTGCGGCGCTTGAAGCAGCGGGTGACGTTTCCGCGGTCGGGGTATGTGGCGTTGCGAGAGCCGACCCGGCGGGAGCGGATTGGGACGGCGGTGCTGGCGATTGTGGTGGCGCTGACACTGGCGGCGGTGATTGTCCGTGGCAGGCCGGAGGCGGTGGAGCACATGATTACTCCGGTGGTGGGGGTGATCCTGAGTTTGTCGTTCGTGGTGGCGAGTTTGAAGCAGAGGGCTCCGCACTTCCTGGTGCTGGCCGGAGTCGCGCTCGCTTTGGGGATTGCGCTGGGGGCGCTGCGGACGGGTTGGATGTCGTTGAACTGGCTATTCGTGGTACTGGGTGTGGTGGCCGCCATTTCGGGGGCGATCCGGCTGTCGCGGTTTGTGCGGGAGAATGGCGTGCCGGTGGAGGGCGCATAGATGAACGACCTCGACCGCGTCATTCACGAACCGGCGCGGCTGCTGATTGTCGCCCTGCTCGCCAGCGTGAAGGAGTCTGATTTCCTGTGGCTGCAGAAAGAGAGCGAATTGACCAAAGGGAATCTGTCGAGCCACCTGGCGAAGCTGGAAGAGGCCGGGTATGTCGAGGTGGAGAAGAGCTTCCGGGGGAAGATTCCCTTGACTGTGCTGCGGTTGACGAAGGACGGGCGGGCCGCGTTTGTCGAATATAAGAAGCGGATGAACGGGTTGTTGGGGCGGGCTGGGGCGTGAGCCCCTGCTTGCGGCAGTAGGTTAGGGTATCCGCTCTCTTACGATCGCGGCTCCGTTTGCGGTGCGGTTCCGTTTGCAGCGCGGCTGAGTTTGCTAGACGCTGGCCCAGTTGCGGCGTTCGATGAAGGTCTCGGGCTCGTAGGTGACACCGCGGTCGAGACGCTTCTCTTCGCGGCGGGTGAGCCAGAGCATGATGGGGCCCAACAGCGTTCCGGCGGCCGTTGACCAGGATCCACATTCCTTGCGGATATCCTGGCGCAACGTATGGATGTGGGCCGATACGGTGGCGTTGGTAACTTTCAAGTGCCGCTCCATCGCCCAAAGCAGGGCGGAGTAGGACGTGCGCATGGTGGCGGCTTCGCGTTCGAAGCGCTGGCGTACGCGCAGATCGGGGTGCAGCCGGTATTTGCGGATGCCTTC encodes the following:
- a CDS encoding winged helix-turn-helix domain-containing protein, which codes for MNDLDRVIHEPARLLIVALLASVKESDFLWLQKESELTKGNLSSHLAKLEEAGYVEVEKSFRGKIPLTVLRLTKDGRAAFVEYKKRMNGLLGRAGA